In the genome of Brachypodium distachyon strain Bd21 chromosome 3, Brachypodium_distachyon_v3.0, whole genome shotgun sequence, the window TCCCAGCTTACATTCCTGCTTGGCCACGGAACGGAAGTATGGCGAGCGGATCCGCGCGGCGGGATCGTCGGACCAGCAGGCGCCTAGCCATGGTGGCTTCCATTCCAAGGCCGCCGGGAGGTAGCTGTGCTGCTCGTGGTGCTCGGAGCTCTAAATAAAGGGATGATGTCGCCGCCAGCCCTGGTCgcgctttttttttaacgaaaAAGCACGGCGTGCTCtttatatatgaaaaatacagagttcaaaaaaaaaaacagaaactgaagcaaaagaaaagagaaaacagaaaaacagagcTCAAGGGACGTCATCAGGTCCTGATAGCAATGCCATTGCCATCAATAAGACGCCAAAGCTCTGCTTCGTTCTTGATAAGCAGAAAGGTCCCGGCCGGCAGAGCGCTCCTAGCATTGAAAATCCGAGTTGCGCTCCTTTCAAATAGACCAAAGAGACAGCATAAAAATGGAGGCCGCTCCCTCGGGCGGCGAACTTCGTCATCGTCTGTCTGGCCGTCTCAATGCGGTTGGTCCACCAATCCACCATCGAGCAGTTCGGGTTCCAAGTAGATGGATCGAGGGTCGGAGCACCAATCCAATTGGCAATTAAGCGTCAAACCTGACGAGCGAAACAGCAATTGGTGAAGATGGGCACTGCCCCTTCCTTGGCATGAAGGCAGAACGGACACCATTTATAGTTTGGGATGTTTTTTCGAGCAAGGAGGTCGGCGGTAGGAATTCTATGCTTTGCAATGGTGGTTTCTATGGCCGCTGGAGTCCCTCTCCAgactcataaaaaaaatacgtaaaagaaaaaatatatgtggCGTGCACTCTGGAGCAGGGGAAAACATAACCAAACTCATTTCTTCCGATTCCGTTCAAATGGTCTAGAAATTTCGAATGCAAACAAACATGGCAGCAAAGGGATTTAAAAGCCCATTAATTGTTTAGGATAACACACCCTTGATTACAATCCAGAAGAATTACATGTATCGCAACAATAGTAAAGTCTTACATTACATGCAGCAGAGAAATTAGACAATATGCAAGCCTAACATGCAGTATCAGAAGAATGAACCATCTTCACCTTTATTTAGAGTTACAAATAAGGCATACTGCTTAAAACATCTTCTCATAGATCTTCCTTACCCTGGTCATCAGTCGCAGCACAACCATGGGTACTGCTTATTCTGCAGTCGTGTTCCTTGTGAAGCTTGCCCACTTGACAACCACAAAGACATAGATTCTGTCGTACGCCTTGTCGAAGAGCCGGAAATAAGCAATCCGCCATGTCTTCTTGAACAACAGTGCACAGAACACTAACCAGAGCCCCGCCACAAGTCCCAGCACAAGACCAAAATAAAAGGTCATCGGCTCAAATTCTTGCTTCCTGCTCTCGACCTGACTATCATTTCCTGAACAATTCTTCTGAAGAGGAGGCCCACAAAGTCCACTGTTACCAATGTACATAACTGATGGGTTGTCTGAATTGAGGATATCAAGTTGGGGACCAGAGGGTATCCTTCCAGACAAATTGTTGTAGGACAAGTTCAAGTAGCTCAAAGATGTCACACTTGCTATGCTTGGTGGGATTTCACCAGAAAGCTTGTTCTTAGAGAGATCCAGAGATACCAGAGACCGCATGGCACCGATCATGTTCGGAATTTGTCCACTCAATTGGTTCGAAGATAAATTCAAATTCATTACAAAAACAAGGGAAGTAATATCTGGGGGAATTTCACCAGTTAAGGAGTTGCCTGATAAATCGATGCTCacaaaatatgcaattgtCCTACCATACATAAGCTGCTGTCCTTTTGTGATTACTGACAGTATTTCTGCAAGGTGACCAGCTCCTATTTTTCTGAAATACGATCCCAATCCCATGATGGCGCTACCCACAAAAACCTTGTAATGGATGGTGCTTCCGTCTCCATCAAACATAGGCATGAATCCCCCTTTTAATTTTGTCATGAATGTTAGGTTTGACAAATGCCAAGGTATACCACCAGAGAATTTGTTGTCTGATAGGTCCAAGCATTGAAGATACCCAAGATTAGTTATTCCGGCTGGAATAGTATCAGAAAGTGCGTTGTGGCTCAGTAGTAAAAAACGTAAACTCTCCAACTCTCCTATCCAGGTAGGTAATCTTCCATAAAACTTATTCCATGCCAGATCCAAGAACTCTAGATCTGTGTTGTTCTGCAAAAATGCTGGGAACTGTCCCGATAAACTGTTGTTGCTGAGCACAAGAAATTGCAATTTTTTGATTTCAAAACATTGAGGAATTTCACCCTCGATGATATTGTTTGACATATCCAGATACTGCAACTCCCCTAATTTGCACAAAGATTCTGGAATGTGGCCAACAATTTGATTTGAATACATAAGCAATATTTCGAGGCGCGGACCTTCAAGATCTGATGGCAGTGTTCCTGAAAAGGTATTGTTTGAGATGTCTAACTCTATGATATTTGTCGGCAGCAAAGGTACTGGTCCGGTAAGCCGGTTTGAAGTGAGATAGAGTTTTTCAAAAGCCATGCCCTTCAGATCTGCTGGCAAGCTGCCACTTATTTGGTTGTTAGAGATGTCGAGATATGTGGCTGTTGAAAATTTAGACCAAAACCAATCAGGAATGTCACCCTTTAGAGCAGTGCTTGAGATGCCAAGTGTGGTGATTTCTGGCTGCCACTGAAGCCAAGATGGAAATAGCGGACCCATCTCGCAATTTGCAAACCATGCAGACTCCAAACTGAAGGGAGGAAGCCAATCTGAATCCGTCATCACCTTTAAACTGTTGAAAGACAGGTCTATGAACTTCAAGTTTATTAGACCTGTAAAATGTTCCTCTGTGATGACGCCGCTAAAGTTATTGCTGCTTAGGTTCAGAAAAAACAGATTACTAAGATAACCTATTTCAGCCGGTACACTTCCACTGAACTTGTTGTTGCTTAGGGCCAGACGAGTGAGATGAGTAAGGGAACCAATTTCAGTGTTTACACTTCCATTGAACTTGTTGTTGCTTAGGTCCAAATACATCAGATTAGTAAGGGCACCAATTCCAGAAGGCACGCTTGCACTGAAGAAGTTAATACTTAGGTCCAAAGTAGTCAGTTTAGCGAGGGTAACAATTTCAGGGGGTAATGGTCCAGAAAAGCTGTTGTTGCTTAGATCCAAAGACATCAGATTAGTAAGGGCACCAACTTCAAAGGGTACGCTTGCACTGAAGAGGTTGTCAGAAAGGTCAAGGTCAGTTAAACTTGCCAAATGCCCAATCTCCAGTGGGATGCTTCCATTGAGGTTGTTCATGGAGAGGTCAAGCACGTTCAAGCTGGTGAACTTCACTATCAAATTTGGCAGAGTTCCCGTGAAACTATTGTAACTTAAATACAGTTCCTGCAACTTTTTCCGTGCGCATTGCGGCAACCTCTCCATGAACACTGCTATATCTCTATTTATCCAATTGCGAGAGAGGTCAAGGATTTCCAAGCTGCAAAGATTCTTCAGGTTTCTTGCCATCATCATGTCCTTGTTAGAATTCATTGAAATATCAAGGACTTGGAGGAACGTCATGTTTCCTAGTGTTTCAGGGAACTGTCCAAATAGACTGTTGCCCATAAGATAGAGGTACTTCAGGCTCTTTGCTTTCCAAAACCAACTAGATGCAATTGAGTGGTGCAAATTATTCCACGAGAGATCAACCTTCTCAAGTTTTGTGAGATTAAAGTACAGAAGCGATTGGTTTGCACTATCAAGTGAGCATTCAGAAAGACTGATAACCCTTAGAGATGGAATCATATTCAGAGTATGAGGCCAGTTATCTATCCCTGAGAGCTGTACTGTACTCATGCTAAGGTTCTGTAGCAAAGGTAGCTTTGTTAACCAAGTGATGTCCGTCGAGTACATCTTGGAGTAACCAGCAGTCATGCCGAGGTAAAGATATTGCAACTTGGACAGGTTACCCAATTGAGGAGGCACTCGACCTATAAAGGGTATGCCGAAGAGGTTAAGATATTGCAGGTTCTCCATTGAGCCCAAGAACTCTGGAAAACTGCCATTTTTCCCTGGCAAGCAGTTCATGCTAAGGTCCAGGTGCTCTAGATGCTTCaaggaaagaagagagggACTTATCTTGCCGAACAAACCATTGCTATCGCATGGATATCCATGCATGTAATTAGGATTGCGGAGGCGAAGCTCGACGACATGGCCAGTTTGGTTGTTGCAGATGATGCCTCTCCACCAGCAGCAGTCCTGGCCATGCCACGAGGTGAGGAGGTCGGCGCTGTCATTTGTGATGCCTTTCTTGAAGGAGAGCAAGGCAGCCCTCTCGGCCGGGATACAGCTGCCGCCACTAGCGAAGAACGAAGTGCTTtgtatgatgatgaggatgaagAGGAGATTGGCTATGCGATACATGCTTGAAGAACAAGATCTAGCTACCTGTGCAAGCACACGCACCCACTAACAGGCTGTGTTATTTAGCTACGTACCAAAGCCATATTACTAGAGATGTTTCGACGTACTACTAGCTCCAGATAGTCCACAGTCAAATTCCCAGTCCTTCAGGGCTTCAAGGAGGCCCGTTTAATCCAATTCTTCTTCATAGAAATTGGTGGCCAGATTGTGATGGGAGTGCCATTAGTAACTTCACCAGTTGCCTGACTGTAACCACACGGTACTGTCTTAATTTTGCTGTATACATGGCATGCACTCTGCAAATGCATATCAACACCGTCCGAAGAAGAATTGTGCAGTTAAAGACACAAAGCAAACGAAATGTATGCATGTACTGAAACATTTAAAattgaaagaaaaactgaaacCTATTATTACTAACTGTTGTCTAATCCATATAAACACCAAAAGCAGTCCTAAGAACCATCACACATATGCTCTTTTTAGAAAATAAAGGTGTAAATCATGGACAACCAGATTATAAGCTAAAGTTTGTAGGATTTTCTAGGACTACAATTTCACATTTTGTATGCACATAAAGATATTTTGTGACAAATATAAATATAGATACACATAAAGATAaaatgacttaaatttgtccaaaagtcGGAtatatctatacccaaaaagcgtctagaaacatgtaatgtttcgtcacttaatatgggacagaggaagtacatgCTAGGGCAATACTACTATCTCGACCGACAGAGTCTACGGTCAAACTGCCAGTCCTTCAGGGTTTCAAGGAGGTCCAGTCAATCAAGTTTGGTTCATATATAGACTGGTGTCCAGAATGTGATACGAGTCACCAGCAACTTGACTAGTCTCCTGACTGCAACCACAAGGTGCTGACAAAGTCACTCCATTTTGTTGTATGTGCAGCGTGCACTCTGGAGCAGGGTAGAACATTCAGCTGGCTTCTTATTATGCCGAATCTAACCAAATTATTTTCCACAGGCAACATATagcaacacaaggggttcaaAAGAGCATGGCAAACAATTGCCTATAAAACTGTAGCTCCCGAGTCCCGACAGTAGCCTACTGATTGTGAACCTTATAAGTGCCATCTGAAATTACTTGTAGCCATAAATAACAAACTACAGAAACATATTATGCATCCATGATATGTTTTGCATAAACAACAGGTGCAACTTAAATGGACAAAAAAATTACTGTATGGAGTCCTTCGACAGTTTTTTGGCTGATGCATTACCTGTTAAGAATGCCACCCATTCTGCAGCAGCTCATCATGTTTCCATCGCATGCCATCACGTGCTAGCACGCGCGGCCTTGTCCGTCTAGTTCTCCTTAGCCCCTCCAGTACCTGTATTGGCGTAGCATGCGAAAGTTTCCTTGAGGCATTCCGTCGAACAGTCAGTGCAGACAGCCAGGACGTCATATCAGCATAGCTTGGGAATTATACAACctcaacaagaaagaaatggGGTGATGACGAGATAAAGCTTGCTGCCTTTTACCACCTCTAATTCCCTGTTTGCTAACTCATACTGCCTATTTTGCATTAACTGCACATGCTGATTTTCCATTCTTAATCTGGTATCAAGCTACAAAAGCAGGTTTGGCCTTCGGTTTGACTCCTGCCATTATTTTTAATACATTTATCTGTTTCTGAAGTGAACAGATACAAATGTACTCTTAAACTTTTTatgatcaaaatcaaaatagtCTAAGAGTTGTGTCAAAAGAAATTTTAACTGCTGCAGGACTTGCAAAGACTGTGATCAATCAAAGGTCAAAACTCAATCCTCCTAGGTCGTAGCCATAGCTGTGATTTTATTTAAAGGCACGGACCTCCAACAATTATCTGCTGTAGCAGATTGTAAATGaagatttttctttcaattGTGTACACAATGAAACTAATACTACAGTAGGATCAAACAAATTGCAAATGTAAATACCCTGTTGTGTTTCCTCAATGGCATGACACTGTTAGCTAACATTGTTTCATACATTAATGTGGTCATGACATCTCCAAGCATTGATGTTCAGCTATGCGCAGGATAGTTTGACAAAAGATTCACACAAGCTGCTCAAGATAATGCTGCTGTTCATGCAAAACAGGCTGGCTAACCTATATTAAAGAAGCCTCTATGCTCCGCGAAGCCTCTTTGACTTCTCAAATACATCTACAAAGACAAAAGGGCAAGTTCTTTTGAGATCCATGTAGCCTTGGGTTGCCATCAAAGTATCCATCTCATCTGTAGAGGCAATAAACTTAATGCAGACATCCTTGAGCCTTTCACAGTTATACTGATCAGCTAAAGCCAGCGTAGCTGCCACAGTCTCTAAGGCAAGATTTTCGCTGAGGATGTTCTGGCACATCAACTTCATCCTATCCATGGCATATCTATCTGCAGCGACAAGTAAATGCCGGATCATCTCACTGTAATCATCATCACCAAGATCGTCCACGCAAGGCAACGAATCAGTATATATGAAATGCAGCAATGCCTTGAAAACACCAGGCTGCATGTCTTCAACAATTATGCATTgatcctctctctccttcatCTGACCATACAGCTCTGCCTCGAAGACAGGCCACCGTGCGGCGAGTATGATCTTGTGTGCCGCAAAAGACTCCCCTCCAACACTGAACGTCAAATCCGCTCCGTTCTCCTCCAGCAACAGTTTCCCAAAATGACTAGATAAATTAGATGGCGGCACTTGCATTTCAGAGTCCCCTGTGATTTTGGCCACCAGCGATTGCTTCATGACAGTGAGCACACATTCAATTGTCAGGCTATCATCCTTAATATAGCCTGACCCTTCCTCCTCAAAGTGACTTTTCTCAACGACTCTTGCATTTTCCCGGGAATAGTGGCTACAATCGTTGTACGATGTCGGGATTGCTTTAGGCGAAATACTCTCGAAGCTGTATGCCAACCGGGTATCCTCGTTTACCAATCTCAGATCACAGCATGCCCGCGCCTGCTTGCCCTTACTCCTGAGCTCGAGATCTGCCGCCACACACTGGTGGCCAGTCCTGGACGTTCCGTCGGGGTAGAAGAGGATGCCCCAATCGAAGCCGCCGACGGTGAAGGTGCCCGACCGGACGGCCTTGCCGACGCCCATGCCCTTCTTGAGGCTGTAACCGACGATCTCGAAGACGTGCGTGCCCTCCGCCTTCTCTGTGATGCACCTCGAAGCCGTCTTCTTCGACCCAGACTGCGTAGTCATCTCCGTGGCCATGATTATACCAAGTGACCAGAAGATCGGATCGAGAGAGAAGGTTTTTTTGTTTAGGGCACGAGAGAGAAGGTGaccagcggcggtggcggcggcggcggcgaaggggcTGAGAGAGACAGGAATGGATGGGTATATCTCCGTGTCATTTTCCACGGCCCACGGGCCACTGCTGACTGCCTCACTGAAAATGGGCCAATCCAGTGTTCGTTCCCGATCCATGAGCCCAGCGCGTAAACCTGATGCGTTAAAACCACAAGGCCCATCTGAAAATCATCGTAAATCGAGTCTATGGTCCAAAACATTTTAAACATTTTAACTGTTTCTCGCGTTTGaatctatctattatatactatcTACTAGCAGGTGTGTCCGCGCGTTACTACGGGTCAATagaatcacaaactatttattttcattttccgtgtaggcaactcatggcgctgtcgaggtcggcatgcgggtgtggtggcgtcggttgtaagatggagtaagaaaaattgtgaaaaaaactggaggaaaagaaaataaccgTACAATCACCACCAACTTCAATTTAAAATTACGACCAATATTCCACTGgtcgttattttcttttcctctagttaaaattacaaccaatatgccactgcccgttattttctttttctccagtttttttcatgatttctcctactccgtcttacaaccgatgccaccacacccgcatgccgacctcgacggcgccatgagttgcctacacagaaaataaaaataaatagtttgtgattttgttgacccgtagcaacgcgcgggcacacctgctagtaatgaataaaattacaggttatgctaaaaaaacaagaaccCTCCCCGCAGGCCGTAGCTGCGCAACCAGCGAGCGCGTGGAAACGTGTGTGCCCCGTATTTTTTTGATCCCTTTGtctcatttctttttcttttctttttctagaaTGCAACCCGGCGATTGCATCATCGATTAAAGAAAAAGGGTCAGAAGGCTACTACAACAACGAGACAGTAAGAACAACTCCAACAAGTGGCCAAAGAAAAACCCACTCCACCAATCGACCCTAGCTAGTTTGGACCAAGAACTCAGTTGCAGCCACAACAAACTCCCTGCACAACATCAAGCTTAAATGACGAAGATACTACGCACAAGACCTCAATAACCGCTTCACACCCGCCGCATGACGAAGATACTACGCACAAGTTTCCATCTTCGTCGGTTCCCCTCGCCTCCGATAGCCTATTGGCCATCAGGAGGCCATCAGGAGGTGAGGGGGACCACGGATCAACATCTGACATCGTTTTAGTACATTCTTTGTACGGTTTTCTGTGTCCTTGGTGGCGGCGTCTtgacggtggaggcggcgacgtGCGGATTAATGGTCTCATAGCTCCATCCTCCGTTCTGGCGTGGCAATCATGGTCTACTACATGAAGTTTTGGGATCTCACGGCTCGTAATTTCGTGATTTTGGTAATTTTTCTCATCGGTTCGACAATGATTTTGGTAACCTTCCTCGTAGTCACGCCCGGACCTAAGCTCGCTACGTATATTCTAGTGCCAAGTATCTCCGAACTAGTACTACCTCCCTTCCTAAATGAATAGAGCACTGAAAGTCCTTTTGCTAAGTGATgtgggtgcgggtggcccgatctttcgatgagattgataactctcgatttgggtaggaggtgacgttgacgatccgactacggcctaggaggcagcgccttagcgatcgatacagcAACTCctgaaggttattgatcccgcgggggcacgatcaacctgaccacgaaggtctttgttcctgcaagcaatcgaagaataagcaagaacaagatgaaaagcaatttgaaattgcgaataggagatatgaaggttcacgaatctgaatattcaatatagttggagtctttatgacggtaaaacaggtggtctaaccgacacacgcgattacacgaaagtagcaaaggctaaactttatctaatcaagacccaaggctccttagggggggctcatggggtatataaaggaggagggagagatattttcgtccaccttgagtaaggaggccgaaatccaactctatctctaactttcctaacaaactacaactctttaggaaacagaaaaacagatccgtcatctttttttgtccgccacggtcagcatgagtcgaatctcttgatggggccagatccgttggaaaggtcttgtaattacctttccaaaaagtacttgtttgcttgatttggactccggatgcggcctgggtgattaaaacaaattcgggtctcctgacatcTCGGACCTGAATCGGATTCagctttaattcgtgatatctttctctagcaagctccgaatcatgtgccgtttgatttgttggaaagtagacttgataggcttcactttgaatctccctttgcaggctatcacacttcatcttcactttgaacttgtaaagttcaataagatgcctacataataagattacacaagatagtagctccgcctctttgcaagtaacatattgaaaacattttgtaattgaattcacttgattataattattattagatacaccaacaattagggttctaatggtcgtatccatggttagcatgtccatatcatcctccctttcttgaaaggaaagccgtcctcggcgtcgtttatgctgaaaatatgctaacaaaagagacaagctatgcgcatggtatatgtatatatcgttatttttaactccactcccatgttgcacaactaatgttttataacacaatctcatgagataattagtcacacaatcatcatgaatatcattgcagcaagaagattgacagtatgttttgcatatataagtgaaacaatatcttgtatttggtttgcaccgctcaccattataccatcccaacactggagaataataattaataatgttacccaaattagttactacaagatgctgaaatttagagcatgtcaaagcactaatattcgaacaatcgtgtaaagaactaattggcaaataatcaacaccaatattggaggtcatatcaaaatggttaagcatatgcaacatattattttctctcaaatcaagaaagttatcacaagcaatgcaaatctgatatacccaaaatttattgttcacGTCATGTTCTctaattaattgaatagtgtatccatgagcattagcaaaagattttgaaattgttaactcagaacCTTTATCCATTtcatgtgacaaatatataagTGCATCAAGTTTAATAGAACACCAAGAATTATTAGGCGGAAACATAGGAAACACTTCttcatgtttaattaattcaatgcaacataaatcaaatttaatcatcGCGTCACAAGTCTGTTCCAAAACAGCAGCTAACTCATCACATAAATCATTATCATTTGAATCAATGGGTGCGCTCAAATCGGCAAGTAAATCAACAGTTTTACAAGGGGCAGCATGTTCATCAgatatctcatttatttcaacaCACGTCATAtttagttcagcaacacaaaccTCTGTAACATTACCTTGTGGGCTCGCCTCATATGTATTATACCTTCTTTCTAACTTCCTCTCagcttcacgagcaagattaagcaaacacaatagagagtcgtaATCCCCATATTCAATCACGtaagaaatttcaaaattaagcccataataaaacctatccatgtttctttgttctatttcatctaaaccagcccgcaaggttaaaatttggaactcatggtagtaatcatcaacagttttatcatcttgtgtcaaacgttGTAATTTAGaacgcaactcataagcataacttggaggaacatatttttctctcatgattttcttcatatcaatccaaaattaaatttactactagcaatttgaaccttacgactatctattacatggaagcatgtgaattgctCAATTAGAGCTATTTCCCAATCAATATAAGCTTCAGCATCATTATTTCCATCAAAGAAAGATCCAAAACAATTATTGACATTACAAGGATTGCGATATACCTTTTCCTTGCCAATGTCAACAAGAGATGAGGAGGATTGATGTGGTGAAAAACGCTCATGTCGGTCACTTGATAGCATAGGCCTATTTTTCAtccttcgtgtaagtcctgtcatggttagtataagacaagaaacaaaacacaggaatattttcctatcaactaataggatgtggctacaagtcgctcaactctcaagctaaaaatcaagttcttaagAGTttttaccatgcaaaacaggaaggtgatggccagcggcgtgagcaagccctccgaagattaaatgtatcgatgcctcggtaacaaaccaacctaggtgtagaatctgtggagcttggaggcttttgtgagtagcaaggaatagcaaataatcaaattagcaatgcaaagttgaaaatatgctcaataatgctagtcctatcTGTTGGAGTCGaaaagaacgaattacagaaataatctaagcctagatactgaagaaggtaggaatagatagatcaaaagatggcacaacaagtaaatccctgcgattttttttctttttgtggccttctgtttggcttcttattcttttcttattttatttttttttaaccccagaaactcacgcaaaagaaggaccggaaaactgtacgtcggtctgtcgaagaacatcaaaggctgcagtaagtaaaattcagaaaaatatggaaaaatatgggttagaagcgtatcgacacaagctttccagcaagggcaagatcactcaaaacgaatgcggacggtggagaaaaaagagaaacaccgggctgcagcgacgccgaaaaacggatgcagaaacttggaagttccgaaagtccaccttacaaaccgaatttgagggtcaaagtgcagggcaacgccctggatatttcctgatgcgcctcgtcgtgagctttccaaaaagtccgagaacgtccaaatccgagttgatacgcaaaagatacgtccgttttactgaacacgggtcaaacccacccgaaactaaaattctactcggactcgggtccgaaactgactcgaactctttctctttttttttcgttttttttctttctttctttccttttttttctttcctttttttttcaactttccgaacaacttgatctctaaacaaaattcgatctattatgaaacactttccaaaagcacttcttattggactcggactcgaactcgcggctgaaaactgtaacttgccgactcgatgtaggactcgacgagggactcagtgtaggactcgaagagggactcggtttaggactcaaagagggactcggtgtaagATATGGTGGTGGcgggagattatggcggtggtgtggcaggaagtttggcggcggaagattgatgaaggaaacctgcgtcacacgaa includes:
- the LOC100836778 gene encoding receptor-like protein EIX2 produces the protein MYRIANLLFILIIIQSTSFFASGGSCIPAERAALLSFKKGITNDSADLLTSWHGQDCCWWRGIICNNQTGHVVELRLRNPNYMHGYPCDSNGLFGKISPSLLSLKHLEHLDLSMNCLPGKNGSFPEFLGSMENLQYLNLFGIPFIGRVPPQLGNLSKLQYLYLGMTAGYSKMYSTDITWLTKLPLLQNLSMSTVQLSGIDNWPHTLNMIPSLRVISLSECSLDSANQSLLYFNLTKLEKVDLSWNNLHHSIASSWFWKAKSLKYLYLMGNSLFGQFPETLGNMTFLQVLDISMNSNKDMMMARNLKNLCSLEILDLSRNWINRDIAVFMERLPQCARKKLQELYLSYNSFTGTLPNLIVKFTSLNVLDLSMNNLNGSIPLEIGHLASLTDLDLSDNLFSASVPFEVGALTNLMSLDLSNNSFSGPLPPEIVTLAKLTTLDLSINFFSASVPSGIGALTNLMYLDLSNNKFNGSVNTEIGSLTHLTRLALSNNKFSGSVPAEIGYLSNLFFLNLSSNNFSGVITEEHFTGLINLKFIDLSFNSLKVMTDSDWLPPFSLESAWFANCEMGPLFPSWLQWQPEITTLGISSTALKGDIPDWFWSKFSTATYLDISNNQISGSLPADLKGMAFEKLYLTSNRLTGPVPLLPTNIIELDISNNTFSGTLPSDLEGPRLEILLMYSNQIVGHIPESLCKLGELQYLDMSNNIIEGEIPQCFEIKKLQFLVLSNNSLSGQFPAFLQNNTDLEFLDLAWNKFYGRLPTWIGELESLRFLLLSHNALSDTIPAGITNLGYLQCLDLSDNKFSGGIPWHLSNLTFMTKLKGGFMPMFDGDGSTIHYKVFVGSAIMGLGSYFRKIGAGHLAEILSVITKGQQLMYGRTIAYFVSIDLSGNSLTGEIPPDITSLVFVMNLNLSSNQLSGQIPNMIGAMRSLVSLDLSKNKLSGEIPPSIASVTSLSYLNLSYNNLSGRIPSGPQLDILNSDNPSVMYIGNSGLCGPPLQKNCSGNDSQVESRKQEFEPMTFYFGLVLGLVAGLWLVFCALLFKKTWRIAYFRLFDKAYDRIYVFVVVKWASFTRNTTAE
- the LOC100837087 gene encoding BTB/POZ and MATH domain-containing protein 2; this translates as MATEMTTQSGSKKTASRCITEKAEGTHVFEIVGYSLKKGMGVGKAVRSGTFTVGGFDWGILFYPDGTSRTGHQCVAADLELRSKGKQARACCDLRLVNEDTRLAYSFESISPKAIPTSYNDCSHYSRENARVVEKSHFEEEGSGYIKDDSLTIECVLTVMKQSLVAKITGDSEMQVPPSNLSSHFGKLLLEENGADLTFSVGGESFAAHKIILAARWPVFEAELYGQMKEREDQCIIVEDMQPGVFKALLHFIYTDSLPCVDDLGDDDYSEMIRHLLVAADRYAMDRMKLMCQNILSENLALETVAATLALADQYNCERLKDVCIKFIASTDEMDTLMATQGYMDLKRTCPFVFVDVFEKSKRLRGA